CCAGGTCAACCCGAGTGTTTAAGCCATAACGAGTCAGCCTGGAGTTGTCAAGCCGGAGACGATGTCTCCCGAGGCTTCGATCTGGAGTAGATGAATTCAAGACGCACCAATCATCCACTCACACAGAGCCTCCCATGCGGTCCGCCATGGTCCGCGTCATCTTCGGAGCCGCCGCCGCGCTCAGCGTCGTTGCAGCAGCACCTACTCGTTCGCAACATGACGTCGCCAACGGCGAGGCGAGTGTGAGACGGTCGGCCGATCGGTAACGTCTGGATGTCCGGTCTCCTCGGCGGCATCAAGGCGCTCAAGGACACGTTGCACACCTGGGGCAAGCGGATGGTGCCGCTGTTCTACGGGCGCAACCGGTCCGCCGAGCCCTACACGGCGACCATCCTCGACGAGCTCGAACGGCAGGGGTACGGATGCGCGAGAGAGGCCAATCCGTCAGCGGTTCAGCGCCGTGTCAGCCGTTTCAGTGACCCTTCAGATTCCGGATCACAGCGGAACTCTCCAACGCCGAGATCGAAAGTGAGCGATCCCGAGTCGAGTATCCACTCATCGCCGCCGGAGGAAAGCTATGTCCCTCCTGAACCGATGGCGCCCGAGAAGGCGGCGGCGCTCATCACGAGCTCCTTCCGGGAGGTCGACACGACGCCAGTTCGCCATATTGGCTCGGGCACGATGTTCGATGCGTTTCGGACGAGCGATGACTGGGTCTTTCGATTCCCGCGCTGGGATTGGTGCGGGGACTTGTTCGAAGCAGAGGCGCGCATCCACCAGTTCGTGGCGAAGGTCCTGCCAGCGCGCATTCGTCTTCCGCGGGTCCAGCTCCTCGCCGAGCCTACCGAACGATTTCCCTACGCATTCGCAGGCCACCGCTTCGTTCCCGGAATCGGCGCTGACGCGGTCGACGAAGCGCTCATGCCGACCGTCGCGCGCGAGATCGCGGAATTTCTCGGCGTACTGCATTCGACACCCGGAGCGGTGGCCGAGGCAGCTGGGTTCCGCGAGATAACGATCGACGAGGCGGGCCGCCGTGAGTGGTACGAGCATGGGCTTGCCGTCTCTGCTCAGCTTCGCGGTCTCGATCCCGTAATCGACGATGCAATCGACTGGCTGCGCGCAGCGCCGGTGCCGTCGCCGGCGTTCGGCCCGCGCCAGCTGATTCACAGCGACTTGGCCCCCGAGCATCTTCTCGTCGACCCTGCGACGGGCACGCTTCTCGGCGTCATCGACTGGACCGACGGCTCGATCGGCGACGCAGCGCGCGACTTTGTCTCACTCGTGACGTGGCGAGGATGGCGATTCGCCGAGGAAGTGCTTGCGCTCTATCCGCGGCGTGTCGACGGTGAGTTCCGCTCGCGGCTCCGTTACATGGCGCAGTGGTTGTCGGTGCTTTGGCTAGCGTTCGCGCCCGAGCAGGGCCGAGATCTCGAGAAAGACATTGCGGGCGTCCACAATGCGTTCGCGCCTAACGCGTTTCAGCCATCCGTTTGAGTTGAAAGCACGGGTCCAACGCAAATCGTCGCCGACGAGTGTGCAAAGAGTGGCGGTGTCTGCACTCGAGATCGCGTGTTAGGCTCCCTAAGGCGGACGGTCTGGGAGGAGAATGGTCCCGAAAGCTTTGTAACCAACACCGCGTCAACGCCGAGGGGGCGCCGAATCCTATGACTAGCCAAGTCCCGCCGATCGTGTACGTCCTGCAGCACGCCCGGCCGAAGGAGGATGACGACGAGGATGTGAAACTCATCGGCGTCTATTCCAGTGAAGCCGCCGCCGAAGCGGCGATCCAGCGTTTGCGCGAGCAGCCGGGGTTCTCGGAGTATCCAAACGACTTTCATGTCGATCCATACGAACTCGATGTTGACCACTGGACCGAGGGATTTGGAGTGCCGTGGCCGCCCGAGGAATAAGAAGTGGTAAGAAAGTGGTAATTCTATGGCGAAAGGCCCCGGTGAGGGGCCCTTTCGCTTTCTCTAAGTCGTTATGTCGCAACGGACGGGTGGGATTCGACCCCACGGTACGCTATGAACGTACACAAGCTTTCCAGGCGTTCTCGTTAGGCTCAAGATCCCGACGTGATGTCCTCTTTCATAGTACGGACCGCGTGATCTGCCGGGATCCGATCCTAACGATGTCGTGCTTTGCCGCGCTGAATCCAGACTCGAATCCAGACTCTCGAGTCAGATTTGTGATACACAAGCCTTCTCACCTCGATACCCGATCGGCCACGCGGGTCCAGCGAACTATTGGACTTGGGCGAAGAGGCAGGAGCGTCAACAGCAGTCTTCGCAAGCCGAGCGTCCTCGAACGCCTTCGACACCCTCACGCGCGATGATCGGCACCATCGCGAGCCCTGCAACGGGATCCGCCCACCACCAGCCGATCGCGGCGTTGAGAATGAGCCCGCCGAGCAGGATCGCCGAGAGATAGGCACAGAGCGACGTCTGTTGCGATTCCGCCGCGAGAGCGCCACTCCCAAGCTGAACCGCCAGCTTTCGCTTTGCTCGAGCAAGCAACGGCATCACGACCACAGATAGCGCGGCGATCACGATGCCAGCAATGCTCTCGCGCGGAGCCTCCCGTAGATAGAGAGCTCGAGCCGCATCGATGCCGACATAGAGCGACAGCGCAAGGAATAGAAATCCAATTACGCGAAGGCTCAGTCGCTCGGCGCGCTCGCGCCGCTCAGGATCCGCGTCGGATCTCAGCCGCCATAACGCTGTCAGGCTCGCCGCGACCTCGATGAGACTGTCGAGGCCGAAACCCGTCAGCGCGATACTGCCCGCGAGCGCGCCCGCGATGAGAGCGATGATGCCCTCGAACGAGTTGTAGGCGAGGGTCGCAAGGTTCAGTTGCGCACTCCGTCGAACGAGTGTGTTTCGCGTCGGGGACAGATCAGCAGTCGTCACGAGAGCCTGCACCGTAGTCATTGCTTTGCGCCGCGCGTGGTTTCGGCCATCATCTGCTGATGCATTCGCATGAGCCGCGCAACGCGCGACTGGTGCGCGGGCATCATTGCTTTGGTGCCATCCGGGCCTTGCACGCCATCACCGATGGTCGGCGTTTACATCGTGGAGCCGTCGACGTGCTTCTCCTCAATGCCAAACTCCGGTGACCAGACGATGCGGCCGCGAGATCCTGCAGCGTGTCCTTGGCGAGCCAAGCTTTCTTCAGTGCAATTAACACAGCACTGACGGCCAAACACTGTACTTTGGTCCAACGCACTCGACTAAGTCCGATCATGGTTGTTCCATATCCCAGAATCCCGCCAGTCATCTTTCACATCGGGCCGTTTGCTCTTCGCTGGTACGGTCTGATGTATCTCGTCGGATATCTCGTGGGGTATCGGCTAGCCGTGAAGCGGATCGAACGCGGCGGCAGCGCCCTCACGCGTCAGCAGCTCGATGCGCTCATTGGCTATCTGGTCATCGGCATGCTGATCGGCGCGCGGTTGGTGTACGTCACGATCTACGATCCCGCGGAGTATCGCGCGCATCCTTTGGAGATTTTCGCGCTCAGGCGTGGCGGGTTGTCGTTCCACGGTGCAATACTCGGCATGGCCGTCGCGTGCGCGCTGTCTTCGCGACGTTTCCATCGTTCCATCCTCGAGCTCACCGATACTGTGGCGCTGTGCGGCGCGCCGGGTCTCTTCTTCGGGCGGATGGGCAACTTCATCAATGGCGAGCTGTATGGCCGACCGAGCAACGTCCCCTGGGCGATGATTTTCCCGACGGATCCACTGCACGTCCCACGACACCCCTCACAGCTCTATGAAGGGCTTGCCGAGGGCGTGCTACTGGCAGGCATTCTCTGGGTGCTCGATCGCCGCGCGACGGCGGGAGGGTGGAATCGGCCCGGACTGGTAACGGGAAGCTTTCTCGTCGGCTACGGAATGCTGCGTTTTCTCCTCGAGTTCACGCGCCAGCCCGATGTACAGCTTGGATTCGTGCTCGGCCCCTTCAGCATGGGACAGATCCTGTCAGCGATCATGATCGCTTTGGGCGTCGCGCTGCTGACGTCCCCTGTTCGGCGCTGGACGCAAGCAAAAAGATCCTCGGACAAGCAATAATGATCCTCCTCTAGGAAAGAACGGGAGCGAGTAGTCGCCGAAGAATTTCGCTGGCCTCCTCTGGGGCAAGCGCACCATTACTCTCGAGCTGCCATTGCAGGATGACCACGAACGTCGACGCCACGAACTGGCCGATCAACTGGTCCGGCAGATCGGAGCGGCTGCCTCGCTGGTCGTGAGGAGATCGTTTGAGGACATCGGCAATCCGCCTAACAAGTAGCTTCTTCAGGCGGTGGTGAACGATAGTCCGTCCTCGTGCGTCCAGCCGTTTCCCTGCGGCGAGGTGTCGGTCGATGTGGTCGAACACCCGCCGAGCACACTGGAGCGTTTCGTCTGCGATGGTGCTGCCGCGAGCACCAGTTCTTCCGGCCTCGAGCACGTCCCGAATGCTGCTATCGAGCAACTCCTCCTTATTGCGGAAGTGGCTGTAGAATGTCGATCGCCCGACATCGGCGCGGGCGAGGATTTCCTTGACCACAACTCCCTCGTACGGCTTCTCGTGAATGAGGGATGCAAGCGCCTCGTGCAGACGTGCACGGGTCCTCTGGACGCGTCGATCGGGACTGTTGGTCGTCACTTTCCTTCCTCCTCACCTCAACGATTCCGAACATTCGGCACGAGTCTGTCCATAACTGCACGCCATCTCGCCCGGCGTACCACGTGCTCTGGAATTCATGGGTAATGTTCGATCAAAACTGAAGCTATGCAGTGGCTGGCGAATCGGCATGCCGCGCAGGAGTCCGGGCTGATGACAATTCAGAATGAGTCTGTTCACACGAAGGGTTTGGTGCTGCACTCCCAAGCGCGGTACTACGACCTGCTGGCGTGGCTGCTCACGCTCGGCCGCGAGCGCGCGTTCCGCGAACGGCTCGTGGAGCTCGCTCGCCTGCAGCAGGGAGAAGCGGTGTTGGACGTCGGCTGCGGAACGGGCACGCTTGCCATCGCGGCGAAGAAGCGTGTTGGCCACTCAGGAACTGTCGTCGGCATCGATGCCTCACGCGAAATGATCGAGCTTTCGCAACGAAAGGCCAAGAGAGCTGGCGTCGAAGTCCGATTCGAGACCGCGATTGTCGAGGCCCTTCCCTTTTCTGACGCTTCGTTCGATGTCGTCTTCAGTACACTGATGCTGCACCACCTCCCTCGACCCGCCCGCGAGCAGTGTGCGCGAGAAATACGACGCGTACTCAAGCCAGGTGGACGCGTCCTGGCAGTCGACTTCGCGACCCCTGCACGGCAGCGAAAGGGCCTGCTCGCGCGCTTGCACCGCCACGGACACATGGCGCTGCGCGAAATCATCGAGCTGTTGAGTGGAGCGGCCTTGCAGGTTGAGGAATTCGGTGCGGTTGGAGTGAGCGACCTGCAATTCGTTGCCGCTCGCGTGCCGGATCCTAACGACACTACGACTTCTGCTCTACCGGCCACAGCGCGATCAATGGATCCACTGCCCGCACCGCGCTGGCTCTGGGTTGTGCTGGTGGCCGCGATAGTGATTGCTCATGCTCTTGTCATTGGTCGTGTGACATCGCACATAACGCTTCCGATTGCTTCGGCCGCCACCGTTGTCGTCCTGATCCTGCTAATGCATTCCACGTTCATCGGCATCATTCACACGCTGCTGCGACGGTGGAGGACGCGATGAATCCATTGCGAATCAGTGTCGGCAGGGATGATACACGGCCACGGCAAGCACCGACTCGTCGCGCCTGTTGTGACCGCTCGACGCACTCCTTCACGGACGGGCTTCTGGGTGTGCGGCAATCCCGGTCGCAATGAAAAGCGCAGTAACCCGCGTCGGTGGCGTCAATTTGCCACCTCAATTTGCCACCCGAATTTCGCAGCAGCCAAAAGCACGAAAGCCCCACCGAGTCGCAAGACTCAGCAGGGCTATGGGTTAGAACGGACGGGGTGGGATTCGACCCCACGGTACGCTATGAACGTACACAAGCTTTCCAGGCGTTCTCGTTAGGCTCAAGACCCCGACGTGATGTCCTTTTTTGATAGTGCGGACCGCGTGATCTGCCGGGATCCAAATGTACCGATGTCGTACTTTTCAGCGCCGAATCCAGACTGTCGAGTCAGAATTGTGATGCACAAGCCTTCGTCGGCGAAGGAGAGCTGATGCTCGCGCGATTCTTCGCCTGCTCGATGATCGCGCCCAGGCGCTCGAGCACAATCCCGACACGAGCGATCGGCCGCTTCCTGCCCTCACCGACATCCGTTGGAGTCGACTCGGCCACCGGGGTGCGATAGATTCGTCGGCGGCACGACGAAGCACAACCAGGGTTTCTGTGGTCGACACCGATGCTCGGCTGGATCGGCCTCTTGCTGCGTGGAAGCCGTCCGACTTCGTGCTTCAGCACGTTCACCGCGACGGTGAATCTGACTTATCCCGGGATCACGTAAGGGTAGCTGATGCGAACCGACATCTGCGCGATGGCAAGCCTGTCGCTCATGACGATGAGCATTGCCTCGACGTCTGCTGCGCAGACGGTCGCCGGGCGCGTGCTCGATCGCCAGAGCAAGCGACCATTACGCGAGGTCACGGTAGTGCTGCTCGCCGATACGGGAAAGTCGTCGCACGCGGCTGTGCGTGCGACAACCGATAGTTTAGGAATCTTTTATCTCAACGCGCCGTCGCCGGGCGTTTATCAGCTTCTGTTTGCGACGGCGAACGATACCCTGCTGAGCGGTTACGTGGCGCTCGGGCAGGACGAGGTGGCGCAGCGCGAATTCTTGCTCGACACGCACGTGGCGGAGCGGGCCTACTTCGAGTTCCAGGTGACGCGCCAAGTGCAGCCATCGCCGAACAATCGGCCTCCGAGGTACCCCGAGGCGTTGCGTAGTGCCAACATTCAAGGCGAAGTGCTGGTGCAGTTCATCGTCGACACCACCGGCAAGCCGGAGATGAACACCTTTAAGGTATTACGGTCGACGCACGTGGCATTTCTGACAGCAGTGCGCAGTGCGGTGCCGGACTACGAGTTCGAGCCAGCGATGATCTTAGACAGAAAGGTGCCGCAGGTCGTACAGATGCCGTTTCACTTCTGCCTCAACGGAGGACCGAACCCGTTCGCTCGACCGGATACAGGGCGCCTCTGGGCGGCGCCTCCCCTTCGTCCCGGCGTTTGTCCGTAGGCATTCGGTAAATCGGAGGGGCGACCATGCGAGAAAGCTACGCGCTCGGATCGAATCCAGACGCCTAACGAGCAGCTCCGCGAGACGCAAAACCCCGTCGAGTCCCGTGGTCAGCGCGAGCGCGAGGCGGGCGTGAAGTCACGACTCTATCGCTGGCTCGCCGTGCTTCCGCCGTTAGGCCTCCTGGCCGGCGTGCCGTTCGTGAACCGTCCCCGCCCTCTGGTCCTCGGCCTGCCTCCGCTCATGGCGTGGATCATCCTCTGGGTACTGGTGACGCCGATCGTGTTGGGCGTGATCTTCGCGCTCGACCGCGTCCACGAGTCGTGAACCCGGCGCTCCTCGTCATCG
This is a stretch of genomic DNA from Gemmatimonadaceae bacterium. It encodes these proteins:
- a CDS encoding aminoglycoside phosphotransferase family protein, with translation MSGLLGGIKALKDTLHTWGKRMVPLFYGRNRSAEPYTATILDELERQGYGCAREANPSAVQRRVSRFSDPSDSGSQRNSPTPRSKVSDPESSIHSSPPEESYVPPEPMAPEKAAALITSSFREVDTTPVRHIGSGTMFDAFRTSDDWVFRFPRWDWCGDLFEAEARIHQFVAKVLPARIRLPRVQLLAEPTERFPYAFAGHRFVPGIGADAVDEALMPTVAREIAEFLGVLHSTPGAVAEAAGFREITIDEAGRREWYEHGLAVSAQLRGLDPVIDDAIDWLRAAPVPSPAFGPRQLIHSDLAPEHLLVDPATGTLLGVIDWTDGSIGDAARDFVSLVTWRGWRFAEEVLALYPRRVDGEFRSRLRYMAQWLSVLWLAFAPEQGRDLEKDIAGVHNAFAPNAFQPSV
- a CDS encoding cation transporter produces the protein MTTVQALVTTADLSPTRNTLVRRSAQLNLATLAYNSFEGIIALIAGALAGSIALTGFGLDSLIEVAASLTALWRLRSDADPERRERAERLSLRVIGFLFLALSLYVGIDAARALYLREAPRESIAGIVIAALSVVVMPLLARAKRKLAVQLGSGALAAESQQTSLCAYLSAILLGGLILNAAIGWWWADPVAGLAMVPIIAREGVEGVRGRSACEDCC
- the lgt gene encoding prolipoprotein diacylglyceryl transferase, with the translated sequence MVVPYPRIPPVIFHIGPFALRWYGLMYLVGYLVGYRLAVKRIERGGSALTRQQLDALIGYLVIGMLIGARLVYVTIYDPAEYRAHPLEIFALRRGGLSFHGAILGMAVACALSSRRFHRSILELTDTVALCGAPGLFFGRMGNFINGELYGRPSNVPWAMIFPTDPLHVPRHPSQLYEGLAEGVLLAGILWVLDRRATAGGWNRPGLVTGSFLVGYGMLRFLLEFTRQPDVQLGFVLGPFSMGQILSAIMIALGVALLTSPVRRWTQAKRSSDKQ
- a CDS encoding TetR/AcrR family transcriptional regulator, whose translation is MTTNSPDRRVQRTRARLHEALASLIHEKPYEGVVVKEILARADVGRSTFYSHFRNKEELLDSSIRDVLEAGRTGARGSTIADETLQCARRVFDHIDRHLAAGKRLDARGRTIVHHRLKKLLVRRIADVLKRSPHDQRGSRSDLPDQLIGQFVASTFVVILQWQLESNGALAPEEASEILRRLLAPVLS
- a CDS encoding methyltransferase domain-containing protein produces the protein MTIQNESVHTKGLVLHSQARYYDLLAWLLTLGRERAFRERLVELARLQQGEAVLDVGCGTGTLAIAAKKRVGHSGTVVGIDASREMIELSQRKAKRAGVEVRFETAIVEALPFSDASFDVVFSTLMLHHLPRPAREQCAREIRRVLKPGGRVLAVDFATPARQRKGLLARLHRHGHMALREIIELLSGAALQVEEFGAVGVSDLQFVAARVPDPNDTTTSALPATARSMDPLPAPRWLWVVLVAAIVIAHALVIGRVTSHITLPIASAATVVVLILLMHSTFIGIIHTLLRRWRTR
- a CDS encoding TonB family protein; the protein is MRTDICAMASLSLMTMSIASTSAAQTVAGRVLDRQSKRPLREVTVVLLADTGKSSHAAVRATTDSLGIFYLNAPSPGVYQLLFATANDTLLSGYVALGQDEVAQREFLLDTHVAERAYFEFQVTRQVQPSPNNRPPRYPEALRSANIQGEVLVQFIVDTTGKPEMNTFKVLRSTHVAFLTAVRSAVPDYEFEPAMILDRKVPQVVQMPFHFCLNGGPNPFARPDTGRLWAAPPLRPGVCP
- a CDS encoding DUF3311 domain-containing protein — its product is MKSRLYRWLAVLPPLGLLAGVPFVNRPRPLVLGLPPLMAWIILWVLVTPIVLGVIFALDRVHES